AGATCGTCGGCAAGGTCTGGCCCTGGGTCATCGCCGGCATAGCCACCGGCGCCTTCATCCACGGCTATGTACCTTCGGACCTCCTGGTCTTGATCATGGGGCGGGACGCTTGGTGGTCGGTACCGGCCGCGGTGGTGATCGGAATCCCCATGTATTCCAACGCCGCTGGGATCATCCCCGTGGTTGAGGCACTCATCACCAAAGGTGCTGCGCTCGGCACCGTGCTCGCCTTCATGATGGCGGTGATCGCGTTGTCACTCCCCGAGATGATCATCCTGCGCAAGGTCCTCACGATCCGGCTGATCGCCGTGTTCGTTGGTGTCGTCGGGACCGGCATCCTCGCGGTCGGCTTCCTTTTCAACGCCCTGTTCTAATGACCTACGGAGAAGATCCATGAAAGACATCAAAGTCCTCGGTCCTGGCTGCGGCCGCTGCACCACAACGGCCGAGATGGTGCAGAAGGAAGCCGACAAGCTCGGCATCCCAGTCAAGGTCGAAAAGGTGACTGACTACGCGGCCATCGCCGGTTACGGCATCGCCTCGACGCCGGGGATCGTCATTG
This DNA window, taken from Candidatus Binatia bacterium, encodes the following:
- a CDS encoding thioredoxin family protein, whose protein sequence is MKDIKVLGPGCGRCTTTAEMVQKEADKLGIPVKVEKVTDYAAIAGYGIASTPGIVIDGKVVHAGGLPKSEDLARWLAA